The Staphylococcus saprophyticus subsp. saprophyticus ATCC 15305 = NCTC 7292 genome contains the following window.
ACTGTAAAACCAGGTGCTGCCGTTGCAAATTCAAACATAATGCTATTATGGCGATAGTAAAGGGATTTGAAAAAGTAGCGATCAATGATGCCACTATGATTTCCCGGGTTATGATTGATTGTATCTAACACAGCGTACAAATCTGAATCATTTGGCGTATTGACTGCAATATGATGCACATAACCTTGTCCAGGTCGAGCACGTGAACCTTGTTCTTCAACTAAGACAAAATCCGTATAGAGCCCATCAGAATCTAATGTCAATACAGTTTCATCTACATTTTCTCTTAACGAATAACGTAAGTCATTTTTTAAAAAATGAAGTGTTGGTTGAATGTCGCGTAAGCGCAGTTCCACTGGCCCCATACCTAAAATTTGATATGCTTCTGGAATATCTGTATAAGGATTTTTTCTCCAAGCGTTAGGTGTGTTGCGATGGTTATTTGCAAGTAATAATATTTCTAAACCATCCATATCTTTGAATAACAGCGCATGATGATTTAAATAAGTCATTTGTGTTGTTGTGATATGCTGTTCATTTAAACGACGTTCAAAATAAGTCAATGCAGATTCATCGGGAACGAGTAGTGATACGCGATGTATACTGTTCGTACCTGGACGGTTTTTA
Protein-coding sequences here:
- a CDS encoding VOC family protein; this translates as MNIIGHHHISMYTKGAQINKNFYTQTLGLRLVEKSVNQDNPTMYHLFYGDEIGTPGTLLSFFEIPNLGKNRPGTNSIHRVSLLVPDESALTYFERRLNEQHITTTQMTYLNHHALLFKDMDGLEILLLANNHRNTPNAWRKNPYTDIPEAYQILGMGPVELRLRDIQPTLHFLKNDLRYSLRENVDETVLTLDSDGLYTDFVLVEEQGSRARPGQGYVHHIAVNTPNDSDLYAVLDTINHNPGNHSGIIDRYFFKSLYYRHNSIMFEFATAAPGFTVDTAIKDLGKKLNLPDFMENQRTEIEEKLHDL